In the Urocitellus parryii isolate mUroPar1 chromosome 10, mUroPar1.hap1, whole genome shotgun sequence genome, one interval contains:
- the Lamtor3 gene encoding ragulator complex protein LAMTOR3 — protein MADDLKRFLYKKLPSVEGLHAIVVSDRDGVPVIKVANDNAPEHALRPGFLSTFALATDQGSKLGLSKNKSIICYYNSYQVVQFNRLPLVVSFIASSNANTGLIVSLEKELAPLFEELIKVVEVS, from the exons ATGGCGGAT GACCTGAAGCGTTTCCTGTATAAGAAGTTACCAAG tgttGAAGGACTCCATGCTATTGTTGTGTCAGATAGAGATGGAGTACCTGTAATTAAAG TGGCCAATGATAATGCTCCAGAACATGCTTTGAGACCTGGTTTCTTATCTACTTTTGCCCTTGCTACTGACCAAGGTAGTAAACTTgggctttcaaaaaataaaagcattatatgTTACTATAACTCTTACCAG gtGGTTCAGTTCAATCGTTTGCCTTTGGTGGTGAGTTTCATAGCCAGCAGCAATGCCAATACAG GACTAATTGTCAGCCTAGAAAAGGAACTTGCTCCATTATTTGAAGAATTGATAAAAGTTGTGGAAGTTTCTTAA